In Pyxidicoccus trucidator, a genomic segment contains:
- a CDS encoding glycosyltransferase: protein MLKPSEVHITAEPLARFEPVLGEAGWHALQERVAQARAHLTGRTFWNVNSTARGGGVAEMLPRLLAYARGAGVDARWMVLEGTPEFFRVTKRLHHALHGSPGDGSPLGVAERALYDEVLRDNAEELLALVRPGDVVVLHDPQTAGLAPGLVEVGARVVWRCHVGRDTPNAEVERAWAFLAPGLAAAQLTVFSRAAYVPPQCADRAIIIRPSIDIFAVKNQPMAPDVACAILAHTGLLREDSGAPEPLFTRNDGVPARVSRGADIVRLGCAPARDTPLVVQVSRWDPLKDPAGVLSGFAQLVHANPGLRAELVLAGPAVTSVADDPEAASTLNDVIARWFQLPHALRQRVHLACLPMADLEENAAIVNALQRHAAVVVQKSLQEGFGLTVTEAMWKSRPVVASAVGGIQDQVVHGVSGLLVHDPADLTEFAAAVRTLLSDSELADRMGVQAHQHVLAHFTGARHLTDMGRLLEQLDARAEGAVASRH, encoded by the coding sequence ATGCTGAAGCCCTCCGAGGTGCACATCACCGCCGAGCCCCTCGCGCGCTTCGAGCCGGTGCTCGGCGAGGCGGGCTGGCATGCCCTCCAGGAGCGCGTGGCGCAAGCCCGTGCCCACCTGACGGGGCGCACCTTCTGGAACGTGAACTCCACCGCCCGGGGCGGGGGTGTGGCGGAGATGCTCCCCCGGCTGCTCGCCTATGCGCGCGGAGCCGGCGTGGACGCGCGGTGGATGGTGCTGGAGGGGACGCCCGAGTTCTTCCGGGTGACGAAGCGGCTGCACCACGCGCTGCACGGCTCACCCGGAGACGGCTCGCCGCTGGGCGTCGCCGAGCGCGCGCTCTACGACGAGGTGCTGCGCGACAACGCGGAGGAGCTGCTCGCCCTGGTGAGGCCGGGCGACGTGGTGGTGCTGCATGACCCGCAGACCGCCGGCCTCGCGCCGGGGCTCGTCGAGGTGGGAGCCCGCGTCGTGTGGCGCTGTCACGTGGGGCGGGACACCCCCAACGCCGAGGTGGAGCGCGCGTGGGCCTTCCTTGCCCCGGGACTCGCCGCCGCCCAGCTCACCGTCTTCTCCCGCGCCGCCTACGTGCCGCCACAGTGCGCGGACCGCGCCATCATCATCCGCCCCTCCATCGACATCTTCGCGGTGAAGAACCAGCCGATGGCGCCGGACGTCGCGTGCGCCATCCTCGCCCACACGGGACTGCTGCGTGAGGACTCCGGTGCGCCCGAACCCCTCTTCACCCGGAACGACGGCGTCCCCGCCCGCGTGTCACGTGGGGCCGACATCGTTCGGCTGGGCTGCGCGCCCGCGCGGGACACTCCGCTGGTGGTGCAGGTGTCGCGGTGGGATCCGCTGAAGGACCCCGCGGGGGTGCTGAGCGGCTTCGCCCAGTTGGTCCACGCCAACCCGGGGCTGCGCGCGGAGCTGGTCCTCGCGGGCCCCGCGGTGACGTCCGTCGCGGACGACCCCGAGGCGGCGAGCACGCTCAACGACGTCATCGCCCGGTGGTTTCAGCTGCCCCATGCCCTGCGCCAGCGCGTCCACCTGGCGTGTCTGCCCATGGCGGACCTGGAGGAGAACGCCGCCATCGTCAATGCACTCCAGCGCCACGCGGCGGTGGTGGTGCAGAAGAGCCTGCAGGAGGGCTTCGGGCTCACCGTCACCGAGGCCATGTGGAAGTCCCGCCCCGTGGTGGCCAGCGCGGTGGGCGGCATCCAGGACCAGGTGGTCCACGGGGTGAGCGGGCTGCTGGTGCATGACCCGGCCGACCTGACGGAGTTCGCCGCCGCGGTGCGCACGCTGCTGTCTGACAGCGAGCTCGCCGACCGCATGGGAGTGCAGGCCCACCAGCACGTGCTCGCCCACTTCACCGGCGCCCGTCACCTCACGGACATGGGGCGGCTGCTCGAACAACTGGACGCGCGCGCCGAGGGGGCCGTCGCCTCCAGGCACTGA
- a CDS encoding MBL fold metallo-hydrolase gives MRKPYVRQLKLGPMDNFVYLVGPATSDEVLVVDPAWDVEAIERVVKEEGKRLVGAFVSHCHFDHINGLPDLLTRHDVPVYAQREEVQFSAELRELGDALRPLGPGDVVKVGQEDFRALHTPGHTPGSHCLLAGDALVSGDTVFINGCGRCDMNGGNPEEMYRSLSQVLLKVPDTAKLWPGHDYADVPVTSMGDVRHKNPYFAFNDVASFVAFRMRPRK, from the coding sequence ATGCGCAAGCCATACGTTCGGCAGCTCAAGCTCGGCCCCATGGACAACTTCGTCTACCTGGTGGGGCCGGCGACCTCGGATGAGGTGCTGGTGGTGGACCCCGCGTGGGACGTGGAGGCGATTGAGCGGGTGGTGAAGGAGGAGGGAAAGCGGCTGGTGGGCGCCTTCGTGTCGCACTGCCACTTCGACCACATCAACGGGCTGCCGGATTTGCTGACGCGGCACGACGTGCCGGTGTACGCCCAGCGCGAGGAGGTCCAGTTCTCCGCGGAGCTGCGCGAGCTGGGTGACGCGCTGCGTCCGCTCGGGCCCGGGGACGTGGTGAAGGTGGGGCAGGAGGACTTCCGGGCGCTGCACACGCCGGGGCACACGCCGGGCTCGCACTGCCTGCTGGCCGGGGACGCGCTGGTGTCCGGGGACACGGTGTTCATCAACGGCTGCGGCCGGTGCGACATGAATGGCGGCAACCCGGAGGAGATGTACCGCTCGCTGTCCCAGGTGCTGCTGAAGGTGCCGGACACCGCGAAGCTGTGGCCGGGGCACGACTACGCGGACGTGCCGGTGACGTCCATGGGCGACGTGCGGCACAAGAACCCGTACTTCGCCTTCAACGACGTGGCCTCGTTCGTGGCGTTCCGGATGCGGCCGAGGAAGTAG